GTATTGAAACCATATTTGACGCCTTCGTCTTCATCGTCTTTCCTTCCGCGTAAGTTTCGGTCTTTATCAATTATAAAAACATATGGCGTACCTAAACTTTCATCCAGATTTACATTGACATTCAAATTTTGGAATATGGTTTTTATTTCTGAATCGGTTCCAAAAACGAAATTCCACTTGTCCACATCGGACAATTCCCCCAATTCTTCTTTCAAGGATTTTACATTATCCTCATTTCCTTGCGGCACAATCATAACCATTTGAAAATCAAAAAATTCACTGAATCTTTTATAAATTTTCTGATTGAGGTTAAAAGCGTTCCCTTTTACACCATCTATATCATTGCCCAAGAATCCCAATATGGTAATTTTTCCATCCAAACTCACATCATTGTTCAAACCTTTTAAATCGCTAATATTCTCTGTGAGTATAGGTAGTTTTCCAAAGTTATTTACCCCAGAGGCAAAGAAAAGATACGCCACTAATGGAAATATGAACAATACAACTAAAACAAAAGTCTTTTTCATTTCAACCTACTTATACAAAAATAAAAAAGACGGTTAGCAAACCGTCTTTTTTCTATGTTAATACTTTCTTAGAAGTCCCAAGCCAAAAAGCCTTCTTTAAATACGTTGTAGATATAATCGGCTTCAAATAGCAGGATAAAAATCAAGTAAGAGACCAAAAATATTGGAGTCCATACTATTGCTCTTCGTAAAGAACTTTTTTCATCGCGCAAGTGCATAAAGTCCCAAGCAATGTAATATGCTTTGACAAGAGTCAGTATAATGAAAATCCAATTGAGGAGTTTCATTCCCAAAAAATAGTTTTTGGTCAAAAGTTCTGGTTTTAGAATACCCAAGGCAACCTCTATTGCGGTTACGATAGATAGAAAGACAAGTACTCCCCATATTTTTTGCGTATTGGACTTAAACTTTAAGAGTCCTCTAAAAATTTCCAGTTTATGCTCGTGCGCCATTTTATTATATTTTTTTGAATTCCTGAATGCTCAGAAATGAAAAATCAATTTATACCAAATAGAAGAATGTAAATACAAATACCCATACCAAATCTACAAAGTGCCAGTAGAGTCCAACTTTTTCTACCATCTCATAATGTCCTCTTCGCTCATATGTTCCCAAGATAACATTGAAAAAGATAATTATGTTGATGACCACACCAGAGAACACGTGAAATCCGTGGAATCCTGTAATAAAGAAGAAAAAATCTGCAAACAATCGGCTTCCGTATTCATTTCTAACAAGATTGGCTCCTTCGACCACCAAACTTGCATCTTTAAGCTTTGCAAGTGACTCTTGGCGATTCAGTACTGTTTTTTCCCCTTCTTCATTTATTGTTTCTGTTCGAATCAAGATACTAGGGCTGGCCTTGAATCCTTCCAACACTTCATTTAAGGAATAACTAGGTAAAGATTTCCCTTCGTAGTACCAAACTCCGTTCTTGCGTTCATGATTCACTCGCTCGCTTGAAATGGTTTTGGAAAAATCGCTCAAGGCTGCTCGTTTTCCCGTCTCTGCATTTACAAATTGTAGAATTCTTCCACCCTTGGTCTCTACAGCCCCATAATCACCTTTTATAAAGGTAGCCCATTCCCAAGCTTGCGAACCTACGAAAATCGCACCTCCAATAACGGTAAGGAACATGTACAAAATAACTTTTTTCTGCATCATTTTATGCCCTGCATCCACAGCAAGCACCATGGTCACAGAAGACATGATCAGAATGAAGGTCATAAAGGCTACATAATACATGGGATAGTTTCCATGAAAAAAGGGCACGTGGGTAAATACCTCATCTGCAATGGGCCAAGTCTCTATAAACTTAAATCTAGAGAAGCCATAAGCCACCAAAAAACCAGAGAAGGTCAAGGCATCCGAAACGATGAAAAACCACATCATTAATTTTCCATAGCTTGCTCCAAGTGGACGATTTCCGCCTCCCCAAACATTATCTTCAGTACCGGTAGTTACCGTTGTATCCATAAAAAAGTCGTTTTAATAAAACATTCACAAATTTACATCTTTTGACGTATTCGAAAAGATAAAGTTCAATGAAAACTTTTTCTCATAAAATTTATTTTACAAAAAGCATAAATAGTATCAAATACACCCAAAGAAAATCTAAAAAATGCCAAAAAGTGGCGCCAAGTTCCAGGCCCAACATGTTATCAGGCATATATTTCCCCCTAAGTTGCTGTACCAAAACCACCAAAAGCGAAATGAGACCGGCGACTACGTGGGCTATGTGTACCGCAGCAATTAAAAATACATAGGACATTTTAATACTGCTCGTTGGACCCGTGAAATAATATCCATTATCCAGCATTTGTGAGAATCCTATAAATTGTAATATGATGAAGGAAATTCCCAAAACCAATGTGGTTACTAGAAAAATAGTTCCCAATTTCTGATTGTTTTTCTTTACAGCCTGCTTTGCGAATACATAGGTAATGCTGCTTAAGATTATTATGGCCGTACTTATAAAAAATGCTTGGGGCAACTCTAAATCACTGATCCAATCATCTCGTTTACTACTTACGATATAGGCACTCGTCCAACCAGCAAATCCCATGATTAGGCTTACAATTCCAAACCAAAGCATCATTTTCTTGGCCCGGCTGTTCTTTTGCTGCATTGTTCCCTCGGTCAAATCCATTTAAATCTAAAATTTAATTCCTGCTATATTAAAATATATTTTTTAACCTCATTCTCCAGATTTTTTAGGCCTATCAATTCAAATCGCCATTTAGAACTGTTAAAATAATGTTTTACTGAATTTATCTATAACGAAGACTAACTGTATCAATGAAATGTAGGTTACACTTGCCAGCATCAATCTTCTTGCGGAAGGGTTATCACGTTTTTCATACAGTTTAAATGCAAAACCGAGCATTACCAAACCTGCCAATAGCACAATAATGGCAGCAGGTATGGACAACTGTAATCGACCTGTAAAACCAAATACGGGCATTATAGAAATAACAATCATCCAAATCGTGTACAATATAATTTGCAATGCCGTACCTGTATCTTTTTTGCCTGTAGGCAACATTTTAAAACCTCCTTTTTTATAATCTTCGTCCAACATCCAACCCAATGCCCAAAAATGAGGGAACTGCCAAAAAAACTGAATCATAAAAAGGGTTCCTGATTCTATACCAAAATCATTTGTTGCTGCTACCCATCCCAGCATAAAGGGTATGGCGCCCGGAAAAGCACCAACAAAAACAGAAAGTGGTGTCTTTGTTTTAAGTGGTGTGTATACGCTTGTGTACAAGAAAATAGAAATTGCACCGAACATTGCCGTTTTTGGACTGAGAATATATAAAGACAACACTCCCAATAATGTTAGCGTAATGGCGATGGCCATAGCAGTATTAACCGACATACGCCCTGAAGGCACCGGACGGTTTCTGGTGCGTTTCATCAAAGCGTCCAAATCTTTTTCGATGACTTGGTTGTACGCATTGGAAGCACCTACCATGCAATACCCTCCAAAGGCAAGCAAAAGCACTGATACAAAATCGATTTGATAAGCACCCAGAAAATATCCTGCAATGGAAGAGAAAACCACACTTACTGCCAAGCGGGCTTTAGTGATTTCCTTAAAATCGGCATAAATTAAAGACCAAGATGTACTTTTTACAGAACTTACTGTAGATTTCATCCACTAGTTATATTGGCTGGCAAAGATAATGTCAGAGCAACTCTTTTCCAACCAATTGACAGTCTTTATATTGTTTTTAAGGAAATATCCACTCTCAATTATACAACATTGCCACAGTATTTATGACAGTTCTCATAAAAACAAAAAAAGCCCTAGCGAGAACACTAGGGCTTTTTCAATTCTTGCCTCGGCAAGAATCACATATGTCTTATTGCAACTTAAAGGTAATTGGAATACTGAAAGGTACCTTAACGGCTCTTCCCCGTTGCTTACCTGGAGTCATCTTTGGAAGCTTATTAATAATTCGCAATGCTTCCTTTTCCAAGTTTTTATCTGGTCCACGCATTCTAATATTACCGATGCTACCATCTTTTTGAATAACGAAAATGACATTCACCCTTCCTTGTACACCCATTTCTTGGGCAATTTCTGGGTAGCGGAAGTTTTTACGAATGTGTTTTTGCATCATCTCTTGAAAACACTTCTTCTTATTGCTGGCGCCTTCACAACCAGGGAAAACAGGAACATCTTCAATAACCGCAAATGGTACAGAAATATCCTCTTCAACTTCCTCGACTTCAACTTCTTCTATTTCCATCACCTCTTCATCCTGACTGGTCTCAGTTGATTCGATTACGGTTTCTTCAACTTCTTCTTCATCTTCTACGACTTCGATAACTTCTGGAGCAGCTGGTGGCGGTGGCGGTGGCGGAGTTTTTATCTGTTCCGTCATTGGCACCTCTTCATCCAACTGATCTTCAATATTCATGGAAATATCATAATCATTGGATTTATCATATTTTTTCCACTCCATGGCTCCGTAAACCAATCCCAAAACAGCCGCTAATCCTATTACGAAATAGAGCGTACTGTTTTTTCCTACATCTGCCTTTGGATTCTTTTTTAGTTCCATTGTTTTGATTTTAATGTTCGCTAATTTAATTATTAATTAGTTAAATAAGCAATTAAATTTTCCATTTTAACGGCCTTTCTTTAGAAAAAAACCACTTAATCAGGCTAACCCCCGCAATTGCGCCGATTGTATTTGCAACAATATCGCCAAATTCAGCCATGCGATCTGTGGTGACCATGTATTGCAACACCTCAATAAATATGCCATATGTTATGGCCGTGAACAATATCGACAATACTGCTTTCCCTATCGTTAAACCGCCTTGCGTTCGTTCTCTTAGAAAGAAACAACCCAGTATTGCAAAAATTAGGTAAAATAAAAAATGAACCATCTTATCTGCATAAGGAATAGTTACTCCACCGGTATCAATCCCTGAAAAAGAAAATAAGCTAAGTATTGTAATAAACGATGCCCAGCTTATAAATAGTATTGTAAAAACATGCTTTTTAAGCACCAATCAACGCTTTGTAGTCCTCATCACTCATTAGACCATCCACTTCCGAAGGATCGCTTATTTTTATTTTGATCATCCAACCTTCGCCATAGGGGTCAGAATTAACCTTTTCTGGCTCATCTTCCAAAGCCTCATTAAATTCAACGATTTCACCACTAAGCGGTAAAAATAAATCAGAAACAGTTTTTACGGCTTCCACCGTACCGAATACTTCTTCTTTATCCAATGTTTCATCTAAAGTCTCTACTTCGACGTAGACGATATCACCCAACTCTCCTTGCGCAAAATCGGTTATGCCCACAGTTGCTGTGTCACCTTCTATCTTGATCCATTCGTGATCTTTAGTATACTTTAATTCTGCTGGTACGTTCATTGTTTTAGTTTCTTTTAGTCCAGTGACAAATGTAACGGATCAGCAATAGCTTTTCAAGTAAAATTTATACCAAAAAATGAGTAGAAGTTCGTGTTTTGGTAATTTCTAATTTCCAAAGTTATATCGCAAAGTAAAGCCAGCATTTATGGTAGTTTGAGGGAAGGCAGTTGACACTGCGAATTCTGAAAACGTATGGTCGTAGAAGAACAGGGCATTTAGGCTTTTGCTCAAGGCATAATCAGCTGTAAACTTAATGGCCATTAGATTTTGGCCCGATGTAATCTGGTTACTATCAATATCAAGGTTACGAATTATGGTGATATTATCTCTTAAGGACAAGTCTGCCTTAAGGTTTAAATCCCCTTTTAATCGGGTTTTTTCTCCGCCAATGTTGGTAACAAACTTTACATCTTTAAAGCGATAACCCAATCCCAGAGTATATTCCTTACCATTGATTTCGGTTAGTAAATTATTGTCAAAACTTAATGACAATGTTCTATCCGTTCTTACTTCTGCCAAGAAACTAAAGGAGTTTTTCATTTCAAAATCCATACGGATCAATGGATTGAACTGATCATTTAGCACTACATTATTGATAATATTTTCTGGAAGGAAATTACCATTCTCATCAATCGGATCAGAGCCGTCTTTTACTAATTGCTGTCTAGTTAAATTAGTTTGAAAGGAATTTATGCTGTAGGCGGCACGATACCCATGGCTCAAAGAAAAACGCTTGAACTTCTTCTTGAACCACCTATTCTTCATTAAACCCGTATACTTTATGTTCCAGTTGGGAATAGGTATTTCCCGGAAGGCATCCAAATTGACCCTATTTACATCTCGCCCTGTATAAGCAGCAAAAAAGGCCGGTAACAAAACTTCTTGTTGTGTTTTTCCGTAACCTTCTGGGAATTCACCTTCTTCGTTCAAAGGAACTGATCCCCCTCCCCTATCCGAAACCAATCGATTTGCAATGGTAATCCTGTTTTGTTTGAATTTTTCAAAGGTTTCGGAATCAAACTCATCACTTTTACTAAAGGCAGTACTTATCATCATTGCGGAAATACTGAAATTTCCAAAATTGTTCCCCAAGAGTTCTTCATATTGGAATTCTCCACCACCAAGATCATTTACCTGAAAGTTCTCCTGATAGCTATTGGATATTTGCCTATCCATTGTTAAGTCTATCGTAATATCTTGGGTAGGTTGCGCAGTTGCGGTGATGTTCAATTGTTTATTGGAATTTTCCAGATATTGGGAGTTGAACTCCGAAAACGTGGTCAACCATCCTCTTCTGGCTGCTTCAAAACGCACATCAGACTGACTACCGAACACAAAGCCCAATGAAGGCCGAGCTGTACCTATAAATCCTATAGATTGGGTATACCCGGGAAGTACCTTACCATTATTTTCACTGTAGTTTACGTTTATTCGCTTTACCATAGTAACAAAATCGACTATGGTGTTAAACGTCTTGCTCGTTTTTTTTGGTGGTTTTTCATCTTCTTCCGATGCTGGATTTCCTGCTTTGTCCCGTCTTCTAGCTGATTGGTTGGCCGTAACCTTACCGTCTCGTTTCTTTAATCCCAAGAAATCGTAAAAACGCTGCATACTCAAATTACCGGTTAAATTATGCGTATTGGCGTTTTGTATGGTATTGATCTGCTCTCCGGGATTTTCAAGCTGTACCACCTCATTCAAAGCATCGCCGCCACGCTGCCAATCAAAATTACTGGTATAGGAGTACTGTGCATTGATAAAGTTTAGGAAAGGAAATTTATCAAATGGAAGTTCATAATTCAACTGCATTTGTTGCGAATGCCTATTGGATTCCCCAACGTCAAAAAAACCGTCCCATAAATCCAAATCTTGATTAATTCCAGAACTTTCATCATCATCCACGTTAAAATAATTACGAACAATATTGTTGTTAGACCCTGTCAAGTTCAACCGTAATGATTTGGTAATACTGTAGTTCAAAGCATATTGCCAATTGAACAAATAGTTACGCTGTTGTAACAGCGGAAGATCTAAAGCATCCACACCTGGTTCCAAAACGTCTCTAAAACGTTGTTGATTAAAGGAACGGTTATAGTTGGCATTCACAGAAATACTGGTCGGCAGCACGTTAAAGTTAAGCTCCTTAAGCCATTTCCAATATTCGCTCATAAACAAAGAGTCTTTTTTTGCAAAAGGAGCAACCGGGGCCGGTTTAAAATTATGATTGTATACAAAACCCGTGGTTACATTTTGATCCCGCAGTTCTTCCACTTCAAAATCCCTGTGGTCCGTTTCGTTATAGGAATAATTGAACGTAAAGTTTTCTATATCGAAAAAGTTCTCTTTTGCTTCTTCTCCCCTATTTTTCCGTACTCCAATTAGATTAATACTGGTCCTCTTGGTATAATCTTCTGCTTGTCTTTGAATAGTTTCAGCATCTTCTTGGGTTTCAGCTGCGGCAATACGGTCGTCCAATTTTAAATCGTCATAAACAGGGTCGAATTCCGGGGTTATCAAACTTTCCGATATGCCGTAATTAAACGGCAACTGAATTCCCCACTTTTTTGGGAACAATTGACCTACATTCACATTAGTGACCACATCGTAGGATATGGCATCCTCTCGTGAACGTTCATTGGGCATTTGATCAATAGAACCAAAACCAGATGTGCTTCTGCTTCCCGTAGCAGTGACATTTGCAAAATCTGCCATATTTGCGTCCAAAGCAGCAATTGCGGCCCATCCACCGTTATTATCCAAGCCCGCCAAACGAAGTTCGTTAAACCAAACCTCACCACGAGCGGGTAAATCGTCAATATTCTTGATTCCCACCATCATACCACGAATACTTCCCAAAGATGGGTTTCCTCGTATCCCTATGCGCAATCTACCTAAGGTCC
The nucleotide sequence above comes from Flagellimonas sp. HMM57. Encoded proteins:
- a CDS encoding cytochrome C oxidase subunit IV family protein is translated as MAHEHKLEIFRGLLKFKSNTQKIWGVLVFLSIVTAIEVALGILKPELLTKNYFLGMKLLNWIFIILTLVKAYYIAWDFMHLRDEKSSLRRAIVWTPIFLVSYLIFILLFEADYIYNVFKEGFLAWDF
- a CDS encoding energy transducer TonB, with the protein product MELKKNPKADVGKNSTLYFVIGLAAVLGLVYGAMEWKKYDKSNDYDISMNIEDQLDEEVPMTEQIKTPPPPPPPAAPEVIEVVEDEEEVEETVIESTETSQDEEVMEIEEVEVEEVEEDISVPFAVIEDVPVFPGCEGASNKKKCFQEMMQKHIRKNFRYPEIAQEMGVQGRVNVIFVIQKDGSIGNIRMRGPDKNLEKEALRIINKLPKMTPGKQRGRAVKVPFSIPITFKLQ
- a CDS encoding cytochrome c oxidase subunit 3, with amino-acid sequence MDLTEGTMQQKNSRAKKMMLWFGIVSLIMGFAGWTSAYIVSSKRDDWISDLELPQAFFISTAIIILSSITYVFAKQAVKKNNQKLGTIFLVTTLVLGISFIILQFIGFSQMLDNGYYFTGPTSSIKMSYVFLIAAVHIAHVVAGLISLLVVLVQQLRGKYMPDNMLGLELGATFWHFLDFLWVYLILFMLFVK
- the gcvH gene encoding glycine cleavage system protein GcvH, with protein sequence MNVPAELKYTKDHEWIKIEGDTATVGITDFAQGELGDIVYVEVETLDETLDKEEVFGTVEAVKTVSDLFLPLSGEIVEFNEALEDEPEKVNSDPYGEGWMIKIKISDPSEVDGLMSDEDYKALIGA
- the cyoE gene encoding heme o synthase, with amino-acid sequence MKSTVSSVKSTSWSLIYADFKEITKARLAVSVVFSSIAGYFLGAYQIDFVSVLLLAFGGYCMVGASNAYNQVIEKDLDALMKRTRNRPVPSGRMSVNTAMAIAITLTLLGVLSLYILSPKTAMFGAISIFLYTSVYTPLKTKTPLSVFVGAFPGAIPFMLGWVAATNDFGIESGTLFMIQFFWQFPHFWALGWMLDEDYKKGGFKMLPTGKKDTGTALQIILYTIWMIVISIMPVFGFTGRLQLSIPAAIIVLLAGLVMLGFAFKLYEKRDNPSARRLMLASVTYISLIQLVFVIDKFSKTLF
- a CDS encoding VanZ family protein; protein product: MLKKHVFTILFISWASFITILSLFSFSGIDTGGVTIPYADKMVHFLFYLIFAILGCFFLRERTQGGLTIGKAVLSILFTAITYGIFIEVLQYMVTTDRMAEFGDIVANTIGAIAGVSLIKWFFSKERPLKWKI
- a CDS encoding cytochrome c oxidase subunit 3 → MDTTVTTGTEDNVWGGGNRPLGASYGKLMMWFFIVSDALTFSGFLVAYGFSRFKFIETWPIADEVFTHVPFFHGNYPMYYVAFMTFILIMSSVTMVLAVDAGHKMMQKKVILYMFLTVIGGAIFVGSQAWEWATFIKGDYGAVETKGGRILQFVNAETGKRAALSDFSKTISSERVNHERKNGVWYYEGKSLPSYSLNEVLEGFKASPSILIRTETINEEGEKTVLNRQESLAKLKDASLVVEGANLVRNEYGSRLFADFFFFITGFHGFHVFSGVVINIIIFFNVILGTYERRGHYEMVEKVGLYWHFVDLVWVFVFTFFYLV